In one Acanthochromis polyacanthus isolate Apoly-LR-REF ecotype Palm Island chromosome 20, KAUST_Apoly_ChrSc, whole genome shotgun sequence genomic region, the following are encoded:
- the bloc1s5 gene encoding biogenesis of lysosome-related organelles complex 1 subunit 5 has product MEKIAKDVGDIQSRLLDHRPVINAEVRYFVREFEEKRGHRESRLLENLDKMVVETNEQMLPANLDDVTKQLSDVIKRLEAANHMAERVQQRELEAQQNTQLQANMEQLKDEWADFLKEQQRLKEEVDEEHAKAVGQLSAKYNEKKKELAQLPFV; this is encoded by the exons ATGGAAAAGATTGCTAAAG ATGTGGGTGACATCCAGTCCCGACTGTTGGACCACAGACCTGTCATCAATGCAGAGGTCCGCTACTTCGTGAGAGAGTTTGAG gAAAAACGAGGCCACAGAGAGAGCCGACTGCTGGAGAATCTGGACAAAATGGTGGTGGAAACAAACGAGCAAATGCTCCCCGCAAATTTAGACGACGTAACCAAGCAGCTGTCTGATGTCATTAAACGGT TGGaagcagccaatcacatggcagAGAGAGTCCAGCAGAGGGAGCTAGAGGCACAACAG AACACCCAGCTGCAGGCGAACATGGAGCAACTGAAAGACGAGTGGGCAGATTTTttgaaggagcagcagagatTAAAAGAAGAGGTGGATGAGGAGCACGCCAAGGCTGTAGGACAACTGAGCGCTAAGTACaacgagaagaagaaggagttgGCCCAGTTGCCGTTTGTCTAA